From Halomicrobium salinisoli, the proteins below share one genomic window:
- a CDS encoding MBL fold metallo-hydrolase: MGIGDVYQAEEVDPDLHYVDTGMYDAPEYGSVYVIDAERPALVDTGIGTNHERVLAALDEVGLEPADVEVLAVTHVHLDHAGGAGFLVEACPNATVHVHGIGAPHLADPSRLWEGTKAAVGDQIEFYTEPEPVPEDRIVELEDGDRIDLGDRELVAHRAPGHAPHQVVYETPWMDAVFTADAAGIYAPSVDELHPTSPPPDFDLDAALSDVEALRELDPEWLLYGHFGPARTADRLAEYESVLTEWVEAVTAKHTEFDDDEAVFEHFEETVETPDAWGERKGRAEVALNVRGVLSYLDEG; this comes from the coding sequence ATGGGAATCGGCGACGTGTACCAGGCCGAGGAAGTCGATCCGGACCTCCACTACGTCGACACCGGGATGTACGACGCCCCGGAGTACGGATCGGTGTACGTGATCGACGCCGAGCGGCCGGCGCTCGTGGACACCGGCATCGGGACGAACCACGAGCGCGTGCTGGCGGCGCTGGACGAGGTCGGCCTCGAACCGGCCGACGTCGAGGTGCTGGCGGTGACCCACGTCCACCTCGACCACGCCGGCGGCGCGGGCTTCCTCGTCGAGGCGTGCCCGAACGCCACCGTCCACGTCCACGGCATCGGCGCGCCCCACCTCGCGGACCCCTCGCGACTCTGGGAGGGCACGAAGGCCGCCGTCGGCGACCAGATCGAGTTCTACACCGAGCCGGAGCCGGTCCCCGAGGACCGCATCGTCGAACTCGAAGACGGCGACCGGATCGACCTCGGCGACCGCGAGCTGGTGGCCCACCGCGCACCGGGCCACGCGCCGCACCAGGTCGTCTACGAGACGCCGTGGATGGACGCCGTCTTCACCGCGGACGCGGCCGGCATCTACGCGCCCTCGGTCGACGAGCTCCACCCGACGAGCCCGCCGCCGGACTTCGACCTCGACGCGGCGCTTTCCGACGTCGAGGCGCTCCGGGAGCTGGACCCCGAGTGGCTGCTGTACGGCCACTTCGGACCCGCGCGGACCGCGGACAGGCTCGCGGAGTACGAGTCCGTCCTGACGGAGTGGGTCGAGGCCGTCACCGCCAAGCACACGGAGTTCGACGACGACGAGGCCGTCTTCGAGCACTTCGAGGAGACGGTCGAGACGCCCGACGCCTGGGGCGAGCGCAAGGGCCGCGCGGAGGTGGCGCTGAACGTCCGCGGCGTTCTCAGTTACCTCGACGAGGGGTGA